Proteins from a single region of Macaca thibetana thibetana isolate TM-01 chromosome 4, ASM2454274v1, whole genome shotgun sequence:
- the LOC126953518 gene encoding histone H2A type 1-C, translated as MSGRGKQGGKARAKAKSRSSRAGLQFPVGRVHRLLRKGNYAERVGAGAPVYLAAVLEYLTAEILELAGNAARDNKKTRIIPRHLQLAIRNDEELNKLLGRVTIAQGGVLPNIQAVLLPKKTESHHKAKGK; from the coding sequence ATGTCTGGACGCGGTAAGCAGGGAGGCAAAGCTCGCGCCAAAGCGAAATCTCGCTCTTCTCGTGCTGGTCTCCAGTTCCCGGTGGGCCGAGTGCACCGCCTGCTCCGCAAAGGCAATTACGCAGAGCGGGTCGGGGCAGGCGCGCCGGTGTACCTGGCGGCTGTGTTGGAGTACCTGACTGCCGAGATCCTGGAGCTGGCCGGCAACGCGGCTCGCGACAACAAGAAGACCCGCATCATCCCGCGCCACTTGCAGCTGGCCATCCGTAACGACGAGGAGCTCAACAAGCTGCTAGGCCGGGTGACAATTGCTCAGGGCGGCGTCCTTCCTAACATCCAGGCCGTGCTTTTGCCTAAGAAAACCGAGAGTCACCACAAGGCCAAGGGCAAGTGA
- the LOC126953535 gene encoding histone H2B type 1-C/E/F/G/I produces the protein MPEPAKSAPAPKKGSKKAVTKAQKKDGKKRKRSRKESYSVYVYKVLKQVHPDTGISSKAMGIMNSFVNDIFERIAGEASRLAHYNKRSTITSREIQTAVRLLLPGELAKHAVSEGTKAVTKYTSSK, from the coding sequence ATGCCTGAGCCAGCCAAGTCTGCTCCCGCCCCGAAGAAGGGCTCCAAGAAGGCGGTGACCAAGGCGCAgaaaaaagatgggaaaaagcGCAAGCGCAGCCGCAAGGAGAGCTACTCTGTTTATGTGTACAAGGTGCTGAAGCAGGTCCACCCCGACACCGGCATCTCTTCCAAGGCGATGGGGATCATGAATTCTTTCGTTAACGACATATTTGAGCGTATCGCGGGGGAGGCTTCCCGCCTGGCGCATTACAACAAGCGCTCGACCATCACCTCCAGGGAGATACAGACTGCCGTGCGCCTGCTCCTTCCCGGAGAGCTGGCGAAGCACGCCGTGTCGGAGGGCACCAAGGCCGTCACCAAGTACACCAGCTCCAAGTAA
- the H1-6 gene encoding histone H1t, with product MSETVPAASAGAVPAVMEKPLTKKRGKKPTGLTSASRKAPNLSVSKLITEALSASQERVGMSLAALKKALAAAGYDVEKNNSRIKLSLKSLVNKGILVQTRGTGASGSFKLSKKVLPKSTRRKANKSASAKTKKLVLSRDSKSPKTAKTNKRAKKPRATAPKKAVRSGRKAKGAKGKQQQKSPVKARATKPKLTQHHKANIRKATSRK from the coding sequence ATGTCTGAAACCGTGCCTGCAGCTTCTGCCGGTGCTGTTCCAGCCGTCATGGAGAAACCTCTAAccaagaagagagggaagaagccGACTGGCTTGACAAGTGCAAGTCGCAAAGCACCGAACCTCTCTGTGTCCAAGTTGATCACCGAGGCCCTTTCAGCGTCACAGGAACGAGTAGGTATGTCTCTGGCTGCGCTCAAGAAGGCACTGGCTGCTGCTGGCTACGACGTGGAGAAGAATAACAGCCGCATTAAACTGTCCCTCAAGAGCTTAGTGAACAAGGGAATCCTGGTGCAAACCAGGGGTACTGGTGCCTCCGGTTCCTTTAAGCTTAGTAAGAAGGTCCTTCCTAAATCTACCAGAAGGAAGGCTAACAAGTCAGCTTCTGCCAAGACCAAGAAGCTGGTTTTATCCAGGGACTCCAAGTCACCAAAGACTGCTAAAACCAATAAGAGAGCCAAGAAACCGAGAGCGACAGCTCCTAAAAAAGCTGTTAGGAGCGGGAGAAAGGCTAAAGGAGCCAAGGGTAAGCAACAGCAGAAAAGCCCAGTGAAGGCAAGGGCCACGAAGCCAAAATTGACTCAACATCATAAAGCTAATATTAGAAAGGCCACATCTAGGAAGTAA